A stretch of Pseudomonas sp. LRP2-20 DNA encodes these proteins:
- a CDS encoding glycerate kinase, whose product MKIVIAPDSFKDSLDAAGVARAIALGLSEALPAAELVECPMADGGEGTMQAIVAASHGELRRLAVRGPLGQQVEAGWGWLAESRTAVIEMAQASGIQLVPSGQRDACRSSTWGTGELIAAALAAGAQRIVLAIGGSATNDGGSGMLRALGLRLLDADGQALEEGGLALARLARIDASDLDPRLAEVQVEVAADVDNPLCGANGASAIFGPQKGANPEQVQALDQALGHFADHCAQLLGEDVRDFPGCGAAGGMGFAAKAFMGARFRPGVEVVAELAGLDALVQGADLVITGEGRFDAQTLRGKTPMGVARVAKRHGVPVVVLAGTLGEGYQQLYAHGIDAAFALANGPMTLEQACADAAQLLQARAGDIARVWHSARQHR is encoded by the coding sequence ATGAAAATCGTCATCGCCCCCGACTCGTTCAAGGACAGCCTCGACGCTGCCGGTGTCGCCCGCGCCATCGCCCTTGGCCTGAGCGAGGCGTTGCCCGCTGCCGAACTGGTCGAGTGCCCGATGGCCGATGGTGGCGAAGGCACCATGCAAGCGATCGTGGCGGCCAGCCATGGCGAACTGCGCCGGCTGGCCGTACGCGGGCCGCTGGGGCAGCAGGTGGAAGCCGGTTGGGGCTGGCTGGCAGAGAGCCGCACCGCGGTCATCGAGATGGCCCAGGCCAGCGGTATCCAGCTGGTACCCAGCGGCCAGCGCGATGCCTGCCGCAGCAGCACCTGGGGCACCGGTGAGCTGATTGCCGCCGCGCTGGCGGCCGGGGCGCAGCGTATTGTCCTGGCCATTGGCGGCAGTGCCACCAACGACGGCGGCAGCGGCATGCTGCGCGCCTTGGGCCTGCGCTTGCTGGACGCCGATGGGCAAGCGCTGGAGGAGGGTGGCCTGGCCCTGGCCCGGCTGGCCCGCATCGACGCCAGTGACCTGGACCCGCGCCTGGCCGAGGTGCAGGTCGAAGTGGCGGCCGATGTCGACAACCCGCTGTGTGGCGCCAATGGCGCCTCGGCGATCTTCGGCCCGCAGAAGGGCGCCAACCCCGAGCAAGTGCAGGCGCTGGACCAGGCCCTTGGCCATTTTGCCGACCATTGTGCGCAATTGCTGGGTGAAGACGTGCGCGACTTCCCGGGTTGTGGTGCTGCGGGGGGCATGGGCTTTGCCGCCAAGGCCTTCATGGGCGCGCGCTTCCGCCCAGGCGTGGAGGTGGTCGCCGAGCTGGCCGGCCTGGACGCGCTGGTGCAAGGTGCCGACCTGGTGATTACCGGTGAAGGGCGCTTCGACGCCCAGACCCTGCGCGGCAAGACCCCCATGGGTGTCGCCCGGGTGGCCAAGCGTCACGGGGTGCCGGTGGTGGTACTGGCCGGGACCTTGGGCGAAGGTTACCAACAGCTGTATGCCCACGGTATCGACGCAGCCTTTGCCCTGGCCAACGGGCCGATGACCCTGGAACAGGCGTGCGCGGATGCCGCGCAGCTTTTGCAGGCCCGTGCCGGCGATATCGCCCGTGTCTGGCACAGCGCCAGGCAGCATCGCTGA
- a CDS encoding LLM class flavin-dependent oxidoreductase — MTALSVLDLVMIGEGKTFADAIEESRQLARHVEQHDYRRYWIAEHHDMPGIGSAATSLVINEIANATQHIRVGAGGIMLPNHAPLVVAEQFGTLDTLHPGRIDLGLGRAPGTSGPTVRALRGAAPERDFNQDIAELRDYLADNGKRQVRGVPGAHAVPVWILGSSLFGADLAAKLGLPYAFASHFAPRYLLQAIAHYRANFQPSAQLAKPYVMVGVNLFAADSDAEADYQASSHRKWMLDLHVGRFGLLPKPQEGYVQSLPGHERAVLEQVMACSIAGGPERVREGLRSLIEQTGADELMIDCRIHDPFARLRSHAYAARALAELS, encoded by the coding sequence ATGACTGCCTTGTCCGTACTGGATCTGGTCATGATTGGCGAAGGCAAGACTTTCGCCGACGCGATCGAAGAATCCCGCCAGCTGGCTCGCCACGTCGAGCAGCATGATTACCGCCGCTACTGGATTGCCGAGCATCACGACATGCCCGGCATCGGTTCGGCTGCCACCTCGCTGGTGATCAACGAGATCGCCAATGCCACGCAGCACATTCGCGTCGGTGCTGGCGGCATCATGCTGCCCAACCATGCACCGCTGGTAGTCGCCGAGCAGTTCGGCACCCTCGACACCCTGCATCCGGGGCGTATCGACCTCGGCCTGGGGCGTGCACCCGGCACCTCCGGGCCGACCGTGCGGGCCCTGCGTGGTGCCGCGCCTGAGCGCGACTTCAACCAGGACATCGCCGAACTGCGCGACTATCTGGCCGACAATGGCAAGCGCCAGGTCCGCGGTGTGCCGGGCGCGCACGCGGTGCCGGTGTGGATCCTCGGCTCCAGCCTGTTCGGCGCCGACCTGGCAGCGAAGCTGGGGCTGCCGTATGCCTTCGCCTCGCACTTCGCACCGCGTTACCTGCTGCAGGCGATTGCGCATTATCGGGCGAACTTCCAGCCTTCCGCGCAACTGGCCAAGCCGTATGTGATGGTGGGCGTGAACCTGTTTGCTGCTGACAGCGATGCCGAAGCGGATTACCAGGCCAGCTCGCACCGCAAGTGGATGCTCGACCTGCACGTCGGGCGCTTCGGCTTGCTGCCCAAGCCGCAGGAAGGGTATGTGCAGAGCCTGCCTGGGCATGAGCGGGCGGTATTGGAGCAGGTGATGGCCTGCTCAATTGCCGGTGGGCCTGAGCGGGTCCGGGAAGGGCTGCGTTCGTTGATCGAGCAGACCGGGGCGGATGAGCTGATGATCGATTGCCGGATCCATGACCCGTTCGCGCGGCTGCGCTCGCATGCCTATGCGGCGCGGGCTTTGGCTGAATTGAGTTAA
- a CDS encoding MFS transporter — translation MAHSPAPDQGTDITRNALYRRITLRLIPFIFICYLFNYLDRVNVGFAKLQMLDALKFSETVYGLGAGIFFIGYVLCGLPSNLALNRFGPRRWIAAMMIAWGSLSTCLLFVTTPAEFYGLRLLTGAAEAGFFPGVVLYLSRWFPADRRGRIMALFMSAIPVSGLLGGPFSGWILEHFAAGQHGLAGWQWMFLIQGLPTVALGVLAIKLLSDGYQKAAWLSPAERQLIAADLEADAASKPNTTGDSVLAVLTNPLIWTFGFVYFCIQSGVYAINFWLPSIIKNMGFDNPLLIGWLSAIPYLLAGVFMILCGRSADLRNERRWHLVVPMLMGAIGLLIAVNFAGNPSIAILGLSIATMGALTGLPMFWPMPTALLSASAAVAGLAIINSVGQMAGFLSPYLVGFIKDQTGSTDAALYSLAALIVLGSLVALRVTRAGALTAARSQ, via the coding sequence ATGGCACACAGCCCTGCCCCTGACCAAGGCACCGATATCACCCGCAACGCGCTGTACCGGCGCATCACCCTGCGGCTGATTCCGTTCATTTTCATCTGCTACCTGTTCAACTACCTGGACCGCGTCAACGTCGGCTTCGCCAAGCTGCAGATGCTCGATGCACTGAAGTTCAGCGAAACCGTGTATGGCCTCGGCGCCGGCATCTTCTTCATCGGCTACGTGCTCTGCGGCCTGCCGAGCAACCTGGCCCTCAACCGCTTCGGCCCGCGGCGCTGGATTGCGGCGATGATGATCGCCTGGGGCAGCCTGTCGACCTGCTTGCTGTTCGTCACCACCCCCGCCGAGTTCTACGGCCTGCGCCTGCTGACCGGCGCCGCCGAAGCTGGCTTCTTCCCGGGCGTGGTGCTGTACCTCTCACGCTGGTTCCCGGCTGACCGCCGTGGCCGCATCATGGCCCTGTTCATGTCGGCGATCCCGGTGTCGGGCCTGCTCGGCGGGCCGTTCTCCGGCTGGATCCTCGAACACTTCGCCGCTGGCCAGCATGGCTTGGCCGGCTGGCAGTGGATGTTCCTGATCCAGGGCCTGCCGACCGTGGCCCTCGGCGTGCTGGCCATCAAGCTGCTCAGCGATGGCTACCAGAAAGCCGCCTGGCTGAGCCCGGCCGAACGCCAGCTGATTGCCGCCGACCTCGAAGCCGACGCCGCCAGCAAGCCGAACACCACCGGCGACAGCGTGCTGGCCGTGCTGACCAACCCGCTGATCTGGACCTTCGGCTTCGTCTACTTCTGCATCCAGAGCGGCGTGTACGCGATCAACTTCTGGCTGCCGTCGATCATCAAGAACATGGGCTTCGACAACCCGTTGCTGATCGGCTGGCTGAGCGCCATTCCGTACCTGCTGGCCGGCGTGTTCATGATCCTCTGCGGCCGCTCGGCAGACCTGCGCAACGAGCGCCGCTGGCACCTTGTAGTGCCGATGCTGATGGGCGCCATCGGCCTGCTCATCGCGGTCAACTTCGCCGGCAACCCGAGCATCGCCATCCTCGGCCTGTCGATCGCCACCATGGGCGCCCTCACCGGCCTGCCGATGTTCTGGCCGATGCCGACTGCGCTGCTCAGCGCCAGTGCGGCGGTGGCGGGCCTGGCGATCATCAACTCGGTGGGCCAGATGGCCGGTTTCCTCAGCCCGTACCTGGTCGGCTTCATCAAGGACCAGACCGGCTCGACCGATGCTGCGCTGTATTCGCTGGCGGCGTTGATCGTGCTCGGTAGCCTGGTGGCCCTGCGGGTTACCCGGGCCGGTGCACTGACGGCAGCGCGCAGCCAGTGA
- a CDS encoding sugar diacid recognition domain-containing protein codes for MFELDHDLAQDIVDRAMAILPCNVNVMDSQGLILGSGEPERINTRHEGAQLVLANGRVVELDVDAAKCLKGVQPGVNLPLMLDGRLIGVLGLTGDPQQLRTYGELVRMTAEMLLAQRHLQVEQQWRRQRCDDLLALLLGGSGDSPRLLDEAQQLGLKPQLPRVPCLFELQSGPPAETLSSWLMSRYPESWCVSPSRESLLWCRPAGLVLDEARLIERLQRHGWEVERLALGNPAQSVEQLRRGYRRVRDLLAYGREVLPKEQLLSLGRYRLPALLWRHRNEDALDELLEPLQRIRSRDASGQLLATLRAWCAHDGQSQACADALGIHRNSLRYRLERIAELGEVDPLRLEGMLSLYLGLQLLPAD; via the coding sequence ATGTTCGAACTGGACCATGATCTGGCGCAGGATATCGTCGATCGGGCAATGGCCATTCTGCCCTGCAACGTCAACGTCATGGACAGCCAGGGGCTGATCCTCGGCAGTGGCGAACCGGAGCGCATCAACACCCGCCATGAGGGTGCGCAGCTGGTGCTGGCCAACGGACGGGTGGTCGAACTGGATGTCGACGCGGCCAAGTGCCTCAAGGGCGTGCAGCCTGGGGTCAACCTGCCGTTGATGCTCGATGGGCGCCTGATCGGCGTGCTCGGCCTGACCGGCGACCCGCAGCAACTGCGTACCTACGGCGAACTGGTGCGCATGACTGCCGAGATGCTCCTGGCGCAACGGCACCTGCAGGTCGAGCAGCAGTGGCGGCGCCAGCGGTGCGACGACTTGCTGGCGTTGTTGCTCGGCGGCAGCGGTGATTCGCCACGGCTGTTGGACGAGGCGCAGCAATTGGGCCTGAAACCTCAGCTGCCTCGGGTGCCATGCCTGTTCGAGCTGCAATCCGGGCCGCCTGCCGAAACGCTGTCGTCCTGGTTGATGAGCCGCTACCCGGAAAGCTGGTGCGTGAGCCCATCGCGCGAGTCGCTGCTGTGGTGCCGGCCGGCGGGGCTGGTGCTGGATGAAGCCCGCCTGATCGAACGCCTGCAGCGCCACGGCTGGGAGGTCGAACGCCTGGCGCTGGGCAACCCGGCGCAGAGCGTGGAGCAATTGCGCCGGGGTTACCGACGGGTGCGTGACTTGCTGGCCTACGGCCGTGAGGTACTGCCGAAAGAACAACTGCTGAGCCTTGGCCGCTACCGCTTGCCGGCCTTGCTCTGGCGCCATCGCAACGAAGATGCGCTGGACGAACTGCTGGAGCCGCTGCAGCGCATTCGCTCCCGGGATGCCAGCGGCCAGTTGCTGGCCACGCTACGCGCCTGGTGCGCGCACGATGGCCAGAGCCAGGCCTGTGCCGATGCCCTGGGCATCCACCGCAACAGCCTGCGCTACCGCCTGGAGCGCATCGCCGAACTGGGCGAAGTAGACCCGCTGCGCCTGGAGGGCATGCTGAGCCTGTACCTGGGGCTGCAACTGCTGCCGGCCGATTGA
- a CDS encoding site-specific integrase, giving the protein MTDIERYVRAATRDNTRRSYQAAIEHFETHWGGFLPATADSIARYLADHAEQHAVSTLRQRLAALSQWHISQGFPDPTKAPLVRQVLRGIRTLHPTPPRQAAPLLLQHLQTAVEHFEAEATQAQQCHDLQSLRRARRDTALLLLGFWRGFRGDELARLRVEHIQAEAGVGITLFLPRSKGDREALGVQHRTPALKTLCPVNAYLQWIEVAGIAHGPVFRKLDRWGNLSDTPLNSNSLIGLLRRMLARAGIPAALYTGHSLRRGFATWATANGWELKAMMSYVGWKDAKSALRYIDATQRFGELAVLPGTDERVMRGTGITT; this is encoded by the coding sequence ATGACCGACATCGAGCGCTACGTCCGCGCCGCCACCCGTGACAACACCCGGCGCAGCTACCAGGCCGCGATCGAACACTTCGAGACCCATTGGGGCGGCTTCCTGCCGGCCACCGCCGACAGCATCGCCCGTTACCTGGCCGACCACGCCGAACAGCACGCGGTCAGCACCTTGCGCCAGCGCCTGGCAGCACTTAGCCAGTGGCACATCAGCCAAGGCTTCCCCGACCCGACCAAGGCGCCGCTGGTGCGCCAGGTGCTGCGCGGCATCCGCACCCTGCACCCGACGCCTCCCAGGCAGGCCGCACCCTTGTTGCTGCAACACCTGCAAACGGCCGTCGAACATTTCGAAGCAGAAGCCACCCAGGCCCAGCAGTGCCATGACCTGCAGAGCCTGCGTCGCGCCCGGCGCGACACCGCCCTGCTGTTGCTGGGCTTCTGGCGCGGCTTTCGCGGTGATGAACTGGCGCGCCTGCGGGTGGAGCACATCCAGGCCGAAGCCGGCGTCGGCATCACCCTGTTCCTGCCGCGCAGCAAGGGCGACCGCGAAGCACTTGGCGTGCAGCACCGCACCCCGGCGCTGAAAACGCTGTGCCCGGTCAATGCCTATCTGCAATGGATCGAGGTGGCGGGCATCGCCCACGGCCCGGTCTTTCGCAAGCTCGACCGTTGGGGCAACCTCAGCGACACGCCGCTCAACAGCAACAGCCTGATCGGCCTGCTGCGGCGCATGCTGGCACGTGCCGGCATACCTGCCGCCCTCTACACCGGTCATTCCCTGCGCCGCGGCTTCGCCACCTGGGCAACGGCCAATGGCTGGGAACTGAAGGCGATGATGAGCTACGTGGGCTGGAAGGACGCCAAGTCGGCACTGCGCTACATCGATGCCACCCAACGCTTTGGCGAACTGGCCGTGCTACCCGGCACTGATGAACGGGTCATGCGCGGTACCGGCATCACCACCTGA
- a CDS encoding putative bifunctional diguanylate cyclase/phosphodiesterase: MIRRSLSSASLLRLLILMLCAATLTFLWGLHFSQKAAARQAALAAKAAEHLNLASIVAENLRQLVDRAQAVGRVTQDDMKTLRQGNLSLARLLAEDPVFKRMSLYDRQGRLLSASHSDEAAALPSDWLKQLQVHVAHYGFKPFLAQVPPGTSTPTLPNWLPFLLPLTDLPGRQIDNMLVVQLDIGYLAVLFQHIDLGDSGVMRLVQDDGQEHLRIDTRGVVVTGERFEPDLADADDAAGQLTQYAAGVPYQSLYRRVPERGFSVVVSQRYDEILAPSALAYSRQFWLNLSMTLMILASLAWTLRLLRKRQEAFSALEQAQQVNQQLIGRLEDEHRRSSHAAATDHLSGLHNRRQFVAVAGQALTRQRGKRRLMAILFIDMDRFKSINDSLGHKIGDLLLQAVAGRIQRLLEPGDEASRFGGDEFVVLLAGERSEQQINSWVRMLVQKLSATYALDGQEVNTSPSVGVSICPRDGQDIDSLIRCADAAMYSAKQAGRAQYRFFDPSLNLSDIQAFTLEQAFGTALTERQFVLHYQPQIRLDSHRVMGYEALVRWAHPEFGLLYPDRFIGLAERSGFIIELGWEVLRLACEELARWGAQGREARLAVNVSAMQLRQADFSSRLLAKLQRYGINPQRLELEITETTILDPEGTAVDHLQCLREAGLGISLDDFGRGYAGFAHLHSLPLSKLKIDRSLIAPLSNSHDDSPIVSSTIILAKRLGLEVVAEGVETREQVVCLKLAGCDIAQGYHFSRPLSPAQLRDYPPFNGIEEKPCVL; the protein is encoded by the coding sequence GTGATCCGCCGCTCTCTCTCCTCCGCAAGCCTCCTGCGCTTGTTGATCCTGATGCTCTGCGCAGCCACCCTGACCTTCCTCTGGGGGCTGCACTTCAGCCAGAAGGCCGCCGCGCGCCAGGCTGCACTGGCAGCCAAGGCGGCCGAGCATCTGAACCTGGCCAGTATCGTTGCCGAGAACCTGCGCCAGCTGGTCGACCGCGCCCAGGCCGTGGGCCGGGTGACCCAGGACGACATGAAGACGCTGCGCCAGGGCAACCTGAGCCTGGCCAGGCTGCTGGCCGAGGACCCGGTGTTCAAACGCATGAGCCTTTACGACCGCCAGGGTCGGCTGCTTTCCGCCAGCCACAGCGATGAAGCCGCGGCACTGCCGAGCGACTGGCTGAAGCAATTGCAGGTGCATGTCGCCCACTACGGTTTCAAACCCTTCCTGGCGCAGGTCCCCCCAGGCACCTCAACGCCAACCCTGCCCAACTGGCTGCCATTTCTGCTGCCGTTGACCGACCTGCCGGGCCGGCAGATCGACAACATGCTCGTGGTGCAGCTCGACATCGGCTACCTGGCGGTGCTGTTCCAGCACATCGACCTGGGTGACAGCGGCGTGATGCGCCTGGTCCAGGACGATGGCCAGGAGCACCTGCGCATCGATACCCGCGGCGTGGTGGTGACAGGCGAGCGCTTCGAACCGGACCTGGCAGATGCCGACGATGCGGCCGGGCAATTGACCCAGTACGCTGCCGGCGTGCCTTACCAGAGCCTGTACCGGCGGGTGCCCGAGCGTGGCTTCAGCGTGGTGGTCAGCCAGCGCTATGACGAGATTCTCGCCCCTTCCGCGCTGGCCTATTCGCGCCAGTTCTGGCTGAACCTGAGCATGACCCTGATGATCCTCGCCAGCCTGGCCTGGACCTTGCGCCTGCTACGCAAACGCCAAGAGGCGTTCAGCGCTCTGGAGCAAGCGCAACAGGTCAACCAGCAATTGATCGGCCGCCTGGAAGACGAACACCGGCGCAGCAGCCACGCCGCCGCCACCGACCACCTCAGCGGCCTGCACAACCGCCGCCAGTTCGTCGCAGTCGCCGGGCAGGCGCTGACCCGGCAGCGCGGCAAGCGCCGCTTGATGGCAATCCTGTTCATCGACATGGACCGTTTCAAATCGATCAACGACTCGCTCGGGCACAAGATCGGCGACCTGCTGCTGCAGGCAGTGGCCGGGCGCATCCAGCGCCTGCTCGAACCTGGCGACGAGGCTTCGCGCTTTGGCGGCGACGAGTTCGTCGTGCTGCTGGCGGGCGAGCGCAGCGAACAACAGATCAATAGCTGGGTGCGTATGCTGGTACAGAAACTTTCAGCCACCTATGCCCTCGACGGCCAGGAGGTCAACACCAGCCCCAGTGTCGGGGTCAGCATCTGCCCGCGCGATGGCCAGGACATCGACAGCCTGATCCGCTGCGCCGATGCCGCCATGTACTCGGCAAAGCAGGCCGGTCGGGCCCAGTACCGTTTCTTCGACCCTTCGCTCAACCTTTCCGATATCCAGGCCTTCACCCTCGAACAAGCCTTTGGCACGGCCCTGACCGAGCGCCAGTTCGTGCTGCACTACCAGCCGCAGATCCGCCTGGATAGCCACCGTGTAATGGGCTATGAAGCCTTGGTACGGTGGGCCCACCCTGAATTCGGTCTGCTGTACCCGGACCGTTTCATCGGTCTGGCCGAACGCAGCGGTTTCATCATCGAGCTGGGTTGGGAGGTATTGCGCCTGGCCTGCGAAGAATTGGCCCGCTGGGGCGCTCAGGGCCGTGAAGCGCGCCTGGCCGTGAACGTTTCGGCCATGCAGTTGCGCCAGGCCGACTTCAGCAGCCGCCTGCTGGCCAAACTGCAGCGGTACGGCATCAACCCGCAACGCCTGGAACTGGAGATCACCGAAACCACCATCCTCGACCCGGAAGGCACCGCCGTCGACCACCTGCAGTGCTTGCGTGAAGCCGGTCTGGGCATCAGCCTGGACGACTTCGGCCGCGGCTACGCTGGCTTCGCCCACCTGCACTCGCTGCCGCTGAGCAAGCTGAAGATCGACCGCTCGTTGATCGCACCGCTGTCGAACAGCCACGATGACAGCCCGATCGTCTCTTCGACCATCATCCTGGCCAAGCGCCTGGGCCTGGAAGTGGTGGCCGAAGGCGTCGAGACCCGCGAGCAGGTGGTGTGCCTGAAGCTCGCCGGCTGCGATATCGCCCAGGGCTATCACTTCAGCCGGCCGCTGTCACCGGCGCAGCTGCGTGACTACCCGCCGTTCAACGGTATCGAGGAAAAGCCATGCGTGCTGTGA
- a CDS encoding FAD-dependent oxidoreductase: MTQHAVARLEQLDPKRPLRVQAGNEEMILVRQGDQVHAYQGNCPHEGAPLEEGMICGGLLVCPWHKAAFAVDEGAVCEPPALTDLRRYRAWVKDGEVWVDDQPLPKNEPPRHSDARTFVVIGAGAAGSAAVATLLDHGFGGHLIWLDQERQPAYDRTALSKFVIAGEMAPDEVSALLEPDQLRKGHLDRRLGKVRVLDAKKRQITLADGQHIDYDAALLATGGKPLRPALPGVDLPGIMTLRSREDAARLLDAAEPGQPVVIVGDGFIGLEAASALRKYGAQVHVVTRHEVPLAKQLGERIGRCIRELHERKGVVFHGPTEVERFLGEDKVEAVQLANGEKLLAGLVLLGTGVKPATAFVQGVPLAKDQSLPVDAELHAAEGLWAAGDIATFPHAGRPVRIEHWRLAQQHGVIAAANMLGEQRRYNDVPFFWTYQHGRTYEVLGHAQDWNRIEFVGEPEKGDFIALQCVGDQVEAVVAKGYSDAMATLSQRMKRPLSLDQALELIG; encoded by the coding sequence ATGACCCAGCACGCCGTGGCCCGCCTCGAACAGCTCGATCCCAAGCGCCCCTTGCGCGTCCAGGCCGGCAACGAAGAAATGATCCTCGTCCGCCAGGGCGATCAGGTCCATGCCTACCAGGGCAACTGCCCGCACGAAGGCGCGCCGCTGGAAGAAGGCATGATCTGCGGCGGCCTGCTGGTCTGCCCCTGGCACAAGGCCGCGTTTGCCGTCGATGAAGGTGCGGTGTGCGAGCCCCCGGCGCTGACCGACCTGCGCCGGTACCGCGCGTGGGTCAAGGACGGTGAAGTGTGGGTCGATGACCAGCCGTTGCCGAAGAACGAGCCACCTCGACACAGCGACGCCCGCACCTTCGTGGTGATCGGTGCCGGTGCCGCCGGCTCGGCAGCGGTTGCCACGCTGCTCGACCACGGCTTTGGCGGGCACCTGATCTGGCTCGACCAGGAGCGGCAGCCGGCATACGACCGCACGGCCTTGAGCAAATTCGTCATCGCCGGGGAGATGGCACCTGACGAAGTATCAGCATTGCTGGAGCCCGATCAACTGCGCAAAGGTCATCTGGATCGACGCTTGGGCAAGGTACGCGTGCTGGATGCGAAAAAGCGCCAGATCACCCTCGCCGACGGCCAGCACATCGACTATGACGCCGCCCTGCTGGCCACGGGCGGTAAACCGCTGCGTCCGGCACTGCCTGGGGTGGACCTGCCTGGCATCATGACCTTGCGCTCACGCGAGGATGCCGCTCGCCTGCTCGATGCCGCCGAACCTGGCCAGCCGGTGGTGATCGTCGGCGACGGTTTCATCGGCCTGGAAGCCGCCTCGGCTCTGCGCAAGTACGGCGCACAGGTGCATGTGGTCACCCGTCACGAAGTACCGTTGGCCAAACAGCTCGGTGAGCGTATCGGTCGCTGCATTCGCGAACTGCATGAACGCAAGGGCGTGGTCTTTCATGGCCCGACCGAGGTCGAACGCTTCCTGGGCGAAGACAAGGTCGAGGCCGTGCAACTGGCCAATGGCGAAAAACTGCTCGCAGGGCTGGTGCTGCTGGGCACCGGGGTCAAGCCCGCCACTGCCTTCGTGCAGGGCGTGCCGTTGGCCAAGGATCAGTCATTGCCGGTCGATGCCGAACTGCATGCCGCTGAGGGTCTATGGGCTGCCGGCGACATCGCCACCTTCCCCCATGCAGGCCGGCCGGTACGCATCGAGCACTGGCGGCTGGCCCAGCAGCATGGGGTGATCGCAGCGGCCAACATGTTGGGTGAACAACGCCGCTACAACGATGTGCCGTTCTTCTGGACCTACCAGCACGGGCGCACCTACGAGGTGCTGGGGCATGCCCAGGACTGGAACCGCATCGAGTTCGTCGGGGAACCGGAGAAAGGCGATTTCATTGCCTTGCAGTGTGTCGGGGATCAGGTGGAGGCAGTGGTAGCCAAGGGCTATTCGGATGCCATGGCGACGCTGTCACAACGCATGAAAAGACCTTTGAGCCTGGATCAGGCCCTTGAGCTGATTGGCTGA
- a CDS encoding aldo/keto reductase, whose amino-acid sequence MLYRPLGHSGLQVSALTLGSMMFGEQTSTEDALRIIDKAWDQGINFIDTADVYNAGRSEEIVGEAVARHRQDWVVASKVGMGPTDGLPNRSGLSRKHIFNGIDATLTRMHLDYLDIYYLHREDHKVPLEETVRAIGDLLQQGKIRYWGVSNYRGWRIAEICNIAERLGVAKPVVSQPLYNIVNRQAEPEQMTAAAYHGLGVVPFSPLARGVLSGKYAPGAEPEAGSRAARQDKRIMEVEWRQESLAIARQLQDYVQAKGVGLVEFAIAWVLNSQLVSSAIVGPRTEAQWDTYGGALDVKITAEDEAFVDSLVTPGHASTPGFNDVAHFVSGRLARR is encoded by the coding sequence ATGCTCTACCGTCCCCTTGGCCACTCCGGCCTGCAAGTCTCCGCGTTGACCCTGGGCAGCATGATGTTCGGCGAGCAGACCAGCACCGAGGACGCGTTGCGGATCATCGACAAGGCCTGGGACCAGGGCATCAACTTCATCGACACCGCCGACGTGTACAACGCCGGCCGCTCCGAAGAGATCGTCGGTGAAGCGGTGGCGCGCCATCGCCAGGACTGGGTGGTCGCCTCCAAGGTCGGCATGGGGCCCACCGATGGCCTGCCCAACCGCAGCGGGCTGTCACGCAAGCACATCTTCAATGGCATCGATGCCACGCTGACACGCATGCACCTGGATTACCTGGACATCTACTACCTGCACCGCGAAGACCACAAGGTGCCGCTGGAAGAAACGGTGCGGGCCATCGGCGACCTGCTGCAGCAGGGCAAGATCCGTTACTGGGGCGTGTCCAACTACCGCGGCTGGCGCATTGCCGAGATCTGCAACATTGCCGAGCGCCTGGGTGTGGCCAAGCCGGTGGTGAGCCAGCCGTTGTACAACATCGTCAATCGCCAGGCCGAGCCGGAGCAGATGACCGCCGCCGCGTATCACGGCCTGGGCGTGGTGCCGTTCAGCCCGCTGGCCCGCGGCGTGCTCAGCGGCAAGTATGCGCCGGGCGCAGAGCCTGAAGCCGGCAGCCGCGCAGCGCGGCAGGACAAGCGCATCATGGAGGTGGAATGGCGCCAGGAATCGCTGGCCATTGCCCGGCAACTGCAGGACTACGTGCAGGCCAAGGGCGTGGGGCTGGTCGAGTTCGCGATTGCCTGGGTGCTCAACAGCCAGTTGGTCAGTTCGGCCATCGTCGGGCCGCGCACCGAGGCGCAGTGGGATACCTATGGCGGGGCGCTGGACGTGAAGATCACGGCGGAAGATGAAGCATTCGTCGATTCGCTGGTGACGCCGGGGCATGCGTCGACGCCGGGGTTCAACGATGTGGCGCATTTTGTCAGCGGTCGGTTGGCTCGTCGCTGA